CTACACGAAGGGCATCCGCCACCGTCTCTCGACGTTCAAGGAGCTGCTGGAGGATGGCGCCCTCGGCGACAAGCGGGTCGTCCTCGTGCAGGTCGCGAGCCCGTCGCGGGAGCGCGTGAAGGCCTACGCGGACCTGCGCGACGAGGTCGAGCTCATCGTCGGGCGCCTCAACGGCGACCACGGGACGGTCGGCTGGCAGCCGGTGCACTACCTCCACCAGTCCTTCCCCCGCGACGAGATGGCGGCGCTGTACCTCGCCGCCGACGCGATGCTCGTGACGGCGCTGCGCGACGGCATGAACCTCGTGGCGAAGGAGTACGTGGCGGCCCGGCACGACGACGACGGCGTCCTCGTGCTCAGCGAGTTCGCCGGCGCCGCCGACGAGCTCCACCAGGCGGTCCTCGTGAACCCCCACGACATCGACGGCACCAAGGGCGCCATCGTCGAGGCGCTCGGGATGCCGAAGGCGGAGCGCCGCCGGCGGATGCGGGCCCTGCGCCGCCGGGTCCGGGAGCACGACGTCGAGCGCTGGGCCCGGGACTTCCTCGGTGCGCTGCAGGACGGCGCGCACGCGCACGACGAGGAGCCGGCGGGGCAGGCGTGAGCGTCGCCCCGGACGTCGAGGCCGCGCTGCAGGGGCTCGTCGGGCGCACGCCGCTGCTGCTCGCCCTCGACTTCGACGGCGTGTGCGCGCCGCTGGTCGACGACCCCGAGGCCGCTCGCGCCCTGCCCGGCACCGCGTCCGTCGTCGCCGAGCTCGCGGCGCTCGACGGGGTCGAGGTCGCGATGGTGTCGGGCCGCTCGCTCGCGAGCCTCACGCACGTCTCGCAGGCGCCGGCCGGGGTGCTGCTCGTCGGTGGGCACGGGGCCGAGACCGGTGACGGGGTCGTCCTGCCCGACGACGCGGCGGCGTTGCTGGAGACCATCACCGCCGAGGTCGAGGCGATCGTCGCCGGTGCCGACGGGACGTCGGTCGAGCACAAGCCGACGTCCGTCGTCCTCCACACCCGACGCGCGGACGACGAGGCGACCGCGAGCGCGCAGCGGGCCGTGCTCGACGGGCCGGGCGCCCGCGACGGCGTCCGCGTGCGGCCGGGTCACGAGGTCGTCGAGCTGTCCGTCGTGACGGCCGACAAGGGCCAGGCGCTGCGGGCGCTGCGGGACCGGGTGGGCGCGTCGGCCGCCGTGTACGTCGGCGACGACGTGACGGACGAGGACGCGTTCGCCGTGCTCGACCAGGAGTCCGGCGACGTCGCGGTGAAGGTCGGGTCGGGGGAGACCCGGGCACGGCTGCGGGTGGAGTCCCCGGAGGACGTCACCGAGCTGCTCGAGCGCCTTCTCGACCTGCTACGAACCGGTCACCGGGGGTAGGTTCAGCGAGGTGGACGCCGACGCCCGAGCCGCCATCGACCTGCTGCTGAGCGAGTCGCAGATCAACCGGCTCGTGCGCGAGTACTGCCACGGAGTCGACAAGCGCGACGCGGACCGCTTCATGGCCGTGTGGGCCGAGGACGCCGTGTGGCAGGTCGGTCCCGAGCAGGTGTTCCGCGGCCACACCGCGATCCTCGACGGCGCCCAGCGGCAGTGGGACGCCTTCGGCCAGATGCACCACTGGGCCGCCAACGTCGTCATCGACATCGAGCCCGGCGAGGACCGCGCGACGGGGGAGAGCGACGTCGACGTCACCGTCGAGATGGTCGACGGGCGCTGGGTGCGTGGCGGCGGCACCTACCGCGACCAGTACGTGCGGGAACACGGGCAGTGGAAGATCGCGCGGCGCGAGGCGGTCGCGCACTTCCACCTCTACGGCGAGAGCGCCGACATCCGCTAGGTCGAACGTCGCCCGAGCGTGCCAGGGGTCGGACCGACCTGAGCTTGCTCAGGCCGCTGCGTCCCGTCGAGCCGCTCGGCTCGGGGAGGGGCCACTTCTTGGACCCTCGTCGGGAGCGCGGCACCTGGAAATTCCGACGTGGCGTGTCAGGATTTCAAGGTCGGAGCGACCGGTCATGCCCCGAGACTCGCCCCGACAGAACGACCAGGTCTGATCCTTGACAGCGCCCGACCTGGGCTCCTTCACTCGAGCATGGTGTCCGACGCGGGTACCGAGCGACTCGTGCTGCGCTGCGTCGACCTGCTCGCGGAGCTGCTCGCCCAGCCACTCGACCGGTTCCCGGTGCAAGAGGTGGCCGAGCACCTGCGGGAGTCCGTGGGCGCGTCGATGGTCGCGTGGAACTACGTGTCCGGGCACCGCAGGCGGCTGGGGTACCTCAGCGAGGGCGCGGAGTCGTTCCGTGACGCCGGCGAGGCGTGGTTGCAGGCGCACGGGCCGGGCGCCCACCCGTTGCTGCGGTGGTACGCGACGAGCGGGTCGACCGTCCCGCTGACGGCGGCGAGGGTGCCGAACGCCATCGCGGACCGGCGGTGCCAGGAGGCGTTCGCCGCCGTCGTCGAGCCCCTGGGGGTGCTGCGTCAGCTGTCGGTCCCCGTCTCCCTGTCCGTGCACGAGCACGACGCCGTCGTGCTCGGCCGCGACGACGTCGACTTCTCCGACGCCGACGTCGAGCTGGTGGCCCGGATACAGCCGCTGC
The Aquipuribacter nitratireducens DNA segment above includes these coding regions:
- a CDS encoding nuclear transport factor 2 family protein; translation: MDADARAAIDLLLSESQINRLVREYCHGVDKRDADRFMAVWAEDAVWQVGPEQVFRGHTAILDGAQRQWDAFGQMHHWAANVVIDIEPGEDRATGESDVDVTVEMVDGRWVRGGGTYRDQYVREHGQWKIARREAVAHFHLYGESADIR
- a CDS encoding helix-turn-helix transcriptional regulator, whose product is MVSDAGTERLVLRCVDLLAELLAQPLDRFPVQEVAEHLRESVGASMVAWNYVSGHRRRLGYLSEGAESFRDAGEAWLQAHGPGAHPLLRWYATSGSTVPLTAARVPNAIADRRCQEAFAAVVEPLGVLRQLSVPVSLSVHEHDAVVLGRDDVDFSDADVELVARIQPLLVGVRRQIETRRRWADSHGRVDGEDGSGADDAARAVGLTPRELCVLQLLSEGWTQHAMAHHLGISPRTVHKHVEHVYAKLGVGDRLLAVMRARDLSVLPQQRER
- the otsB gene encoding trehalose-phosphatase, whose translation is MSVAPDVEAALQGLVGRTPLLLALDFDGVCAPLVDDPEAARALPGTASVVAELAALDGVEVAMVSGRSLASLTHVSQAPAGVLLVGGHGAETGDGVVLPDDAAALLETITAEVEAIVAGADGTSVEHKPTSVVLHTRRADDEATASAQRAVLDGPGARDGVRVRPGHEVVELSVVTADKGQALRALRDRVGASAAVYVGDDVTDEDAFAVLDQESGDVAVKVGSGETRARLRVESPEDVTELLERLLDLLRTGHRG